In the Sandaracinus amylolyticus genome, CCGGCCGCATCGGGCGGTCATCGAGGTCGACGTGCGCACCCTCGAGTCGCTCGCGACCGCGTGGGACGACGCGTCCTTCGTGCTGAAGATCGACACGGAGTCCACCGAGCCCGACGTGCTCGAGGGCGGGCGCGCGTTCATCGAGAAGCATCGGCCGCCGGTGATCTGCGAGGTCCTGGCGGGTCGAACCGAGGACCGCCTCTGGAGCTTCTTCTCGAGCGTCGGTTATCGCGCGATCCACATCACCGGCGAGCCCGAATGGGCGGGGGCGTCGGCGCTCGCCGGAGACCCCGCGTACGTGCATCGCGATTGGTTGTTCGCGCCGGCCGCGCCGTCGCCCGAGCTCGTCGCGGCGTTCCGTGAGGCCTACGCCGAGTACGGCGCGTGACCGCCGCGCGCGCGTCGGCCCGTCGGAGCGGATCGTGCTAGGACCTGAGCCCGCGAAGACTCGGCCATGACCCTACGCGCGGTGGATCGAGCGCGTCGGAGATGGACCGATCGAACAACGCGCCATCCAGGCCGCGAGGGAGTCGTGACGCAGCCGTCGATCAGCATCCTGGTCCCGCACTACAACGATCCGGAGGGGTTCCTCCTCACGTTGAAGAGCGTGGAGGCCCAGACGTTCCGTGGCCCGCGTGAGCTCGTCGTGTGCGACGACGGATCGACGCCGCAGAACCTCCGGCGCTTGCACGAGATCGCGGAGCAGAGCCCCGAGCGGATCGTGCTCCTCGAGAACGGTGTCAATCGCGGGCGCCCTCATACGCGCAATCGATTGCTCGACACCGCCTCGGGCACCTACCTCACGTGGTGCGACTCGGGCGACGAGCTCTATCCGCAGAAGCTCGCCCTCCAGCACGACGCGCTATACCGCGCGCGTTTGTTGAGGTGGGATCGACCCGTGTGGGTCACCTGCCACTACGACATGCACTGGGTGGGCGGGAAGCCCAAGCACGGTCGACAGACGGTGGAGGGCGACCAGATCAGCAATCTGCTGCTCTCGTCGCTCCGCGCATATCTGTTCACGCTGCTGGGCACGACTCGCTCGTTTCGCGACGTCGGCTATTTCGATCAGAAGCTGCCGCGCCTGCAGGACCTCGATTTCTTCCTGCGTTTCGCGGCGAAGGGCGGGATGTTCGCGCTGCCGAACACGACCGAGGCGCTCTGCGTCTATCACAAGTCGGATGCCGGCAAGGACGCGGATCTCATCGCGGACTGTTATCGCCACATCTTCCGCAAGCACTCGGCGCTGCTGATGACTCGCTCGGTCCGATTCCGGCGGAATCGGCTCTACGATCTCAACATGCTCGCTGCGCGATTCGCGTCGAACAACGACGATGCCGCGAAGACGCTCGTGTACATGATGCGTGCGGCAGCGCTCAATCCGGTCAGCTTCGCCCGCAAGGCGCTGTCGACGAAGGGACGCCCGTGGACCTGACGATCGTCATCGGCGCCAGCGAGTATCTCCGCCCCATCGCGCTCTCCGCGGCGGAAGCGTCGTTCGTCGCACGTTCGCTCGCCCCCGGCGCGCTCGTCGACGAGCTCGCGTGGGCTCCGAACGACGGCGCGCCGTACCTCGACGTGTGGTTGGACTGCGAGACCGAGGAGCGACGCCACCGGATCGATCTCGCGCTCGACTACCTCCGGGAGACCTCGGTCGCCGGCGACGCGCGGGTGCTCTTCCTGCCCGTGGTCTCGGCGTTCGGCGATCCCTCGAGCGATCGTCGCGTGATCGAGCTCGTCGGTGCTGCGCAGCGCAAGCTCTCGGGGGGGCGACTGCGCTGCGTCCGTTGGTCGCTCTCGCGGCGTTCGGATGCGACGCTGCGCACGGTCGCGCGCATCTCGGCAGAGCGCGCCGAGAGACCCGCCACCGTGCTGGGCCTCTCCGTCGAGACTCTGTACGTCGGTGAGGGCTCGCTCTCGGAGCCGCCCGCCGCGCTGACCGCGAACTACAACCGCGCGCTGCTGCGCGCGGCGGAGGCGCGCCTGGCTCCCGGCTCCGTGTTCGGGACGCGCGGACGCGCCGAGCGCGTCGCGGAGCTGCTCGAGGCGCAGGGGCTCTACGTCCGTGCGGATGCGCCGACCGAGGAGGTCGTCGCCGAGCTCGCGCCCGGTGGAGATCTCCACGGTCTCCTCACGCGGCCGAGGCCCGGGTGAAGCGCGCCGCCGCGTGCCTCGCCGCGCTCGCGCTCGGGGCGTGTGGTGCGGGTGGGCACGCGGGGCGCGCGCAGCAACGAGCCCTGCCTCGCACCGAAGGTGCGGCCGAGACGACCGACCGCGTCGATCGAACGGCGCGCCTCCGCTCGATCGCAGCTCGGTGTGGGATCGACCCCGCTGCGGTCTGCGGCGACGAGCACGCGAACGGATGCCTCGAGCCGACGGATGCGCCCGGCGGTGCGCTCGCGTTCCGCTATCGTGATCGCGCGCAGTGGAGCGACGAAGGTCGGTCACCACTGCCGCACTTCCTGGTCCAGCCGATGCGCTCGCTGCGCAACGCGTACAGCGCGGCCGCGCCGGGGAGCGAGGACGAGCGCGTGTGCGAGCGCGCGCTCGCGATCGAGATCGAGTATCTGCGCTCGACGCTCGTGCAGCGCGGTGATGCGATGGTCTGGGAGAACGAAGACGGGCTCGCGCAGGCGATGGAGCAGGCCGAGTGGGCTCACGTCATCGCATCGATCGCCGCGGCGCACGCCGCTCGGCAGCGACACGACGAGGCGCGCACCCTGACCGTGCTCGCTCTGGCGCTCGCGGCGGCGCTCGACGTTCCTGCCGCACCGCGCTCCGGCGGCGTGCGCTCCGAGGAGCGATTCTGCGACGACGGCACCGGCACCATGCACAGTTGTTTCTGGCTGCACTCGCGAGGGGTCGGTCTCCGC is a window encoding:
- a CDS encoding glycosyltransferase family 2 protein, which encodes MTQPSISILVPHYNDPEGFLLTLKSVEAQTFRGPRELVVCDDGSTPQNLRRLHEIAEQSPERIVLLENGVNRGRPHTRNRLLDTASGTYLTWCDSGDELYPQKLALQHDALYRARLLRWDRPVWVTCHYDMHWVGGKPKHGRQTVEGDQISNLLLSSLRAYLFTLLGTTRSFRDVGYFDQKLPRLQDLDFFLRFAAKGGMFALPNTTEALCVYHKSDAGKDADLIADCYRHIFRKHSALLMTRSVRFRRNRLYDLNMLAARFASNNDDAAKTLVYMMRAAALNPVSFARKALSTKGRPWT